The genomic interval CGCCTGCTCCACGGCCGCCACTTCGCCCGAGATGACCACCTGACCCGGCGCGTTGTAGTTGGCCGGCTGCACGAAGCCCCCGCCTTCGTCCACCACCTCGCGGCAGAGCGCCTCGACGGCCTCGTCGTCCAGCCCCAGAATGGCCGCCATCGTGCCGGGCCGCGTGCGGCCGGCTTCGGCCATGAGCTGGCCGCGGAGCCGCACCAGTCGAAGCCCGTCCTCGAACGAAAGCGCGCCGGCGGCCGCCAGCGCGCTGTACTCGCCCAGGCTGTGGCCGGCCACCGCGTCGGGACGCCGTCCGGCTGCTTCGAGTACGGTCACCACGGCCAGACTGTGCACGTAAAGCGCCGGCTGCGTGATGTCGGTCTGCGCCAGCGCCGAAGCGGCCGCTTCGGCATCGTCGGTGTGTGTGCCGAACATGTAGGCGGTCAGCGGAAAGCCCAGCAACCGATCGGCTGCTTCCAGACGTGCCCGGGCCTCCGGGAAGCGTTCCATCAGATCCCGGGCCATGCCTACCCGTTGCGATCCCTGTCCGGGAAACAACCAGACCTGCGCCATTGCGCTCAGGCGTTTTCGGTGGAAGTTTCGGCGGTAGCCTCGGCCGCGGCCGCCACTTTATCCCCGTCGTAGGCCCATTTCAGGTAGATAGCCCCCCAGGTGAAACCGCCGCCAAAAGCGGCCAGAATCAGGTTGTCCCCTCGCCGGAGTTGCCGTTCCCAGTCGTACAGACAGAGCGGAATGGTGGCCGCCGTCGTATTGCCGTAGCGATCGATGTTGACCATGACCTTGTCGGGCGAAAGCCCCATGCGGCGCGCCGTGGCGTCGATAATGCGAAGGTTGGCCTGGTGGGGCACCAGATAGCGCACGTCG from Rhodothermus marinus carries:
- the fabD gene encoding ACP S-malonyltransferase; its protein translation is MAQVWLFPGQGSQRVGMARDLMERFPEARARLEAADRLLGFPLTAYMFGTHTDDAEAAASALAQTDITQPALYVHSLAVVTVLEAAGRRPDAVAGHSLGEYSALAAAGALSFEDGLRLVRLRGQLMAEAGRTRPGTMAAILGLDDEAVEALCREVVDEGGGFVQPANYNAPGQVVISGEVAAVEQAAEKAKARGARRVVMLPVSGAFHSPLMEEASRKLAEAIAEVPLETPRCPVYLNVTAAPTTDPEEIRARLVEQMLAPVRFTQILHRMQADGFTSFLEVGPGNVLTGLVRRTLGRDVEVATAGTADELESLLQQTS